The proteins below come from a single Ictalurus punctatus breed USDA103 chromosome 24, Coco_2.0, whole genome shotgun sequence genomic window:
- the mrpl12 gene encoding 39S ribosomal protein L12, mitochondrial yields the protein MYCTLHCIRNSLRIAAKTHRHHLSAPALSALRALHCSPARLSDAIATPPLDGAPKQYSPKIQQLVNDIASLTLLEVSDLNELLKTTLNIQDVGMMPMGAMAGTPTATAAPVAEEDAAPVKKEKTHFTVKLTELKAEDKVKLIKEVKNCIQGINLVQAKKLVESLPQEIRANVSKEDAEKLKAALEAAGGTVVLE from the exons ATGTACTGCACTTTGCACTGCATCCGGAACTCGCTGCGGATAGCCGCAAAAACACACcg GCATCACCTGTCTGCTCCGGCTCTGTCTGCACTGCGAGCGCTCCACTGTAGCCCCGCCCGTCTCTCGGACGCCATAGCGACGCCGCCGTTGGATGGCGCGCCCAAGCAGTACTCTCCCAAAATCCAGCAGCTGGTCAACGACATCGCCAGTCTCACCCTGTTAGAGGTGTCCGACCTCAACGAGCTGCTCAAG ACAACGCTGAACATTCAGGATGTCGGGATGATGCCGATGGGCGCGATGGCCGGCACGCCGACCGCCACAGCAGCTCCG GTGGCGGAGGAAGACGCGGCCCCGGTGAAGAAGGAGAAAACCCATTTCACAGTGAAACTGACCGAGCTGAAGGCGGAGGATAAAGTCAAACTGATTAAGGAAGTGAAGAACTGCATTCAGGGGATAAACCTCGTACAG GCTAAGAAGCTGGTGGAGTCGCTGCCGCAGGAGATCCGTGCGAACGTTTCCAAAGAGGACGCAGAGAAACTGAAGGCGGCTCTTGAAGCAGCAGGGGGCACTGTGGTTCTGGAGTAG